The following coding sequences are from one Carcharodon carcharias isolate sCarCar2 chromosome 11, sCarCar2.pri, whole genome shotgun sequence window:
- the lipt1 gene encoding lipoyltransferase 1, mitochondrial has protein sequence MPLLNGGLRAVWRALSPARYTTLAALDESRGGGALLLKSISTDIYENLALEDWLHEYVQSRDRQVLLLWRNCPAVVIGRHQNPWQECNLKLMRDRGVQLSRRRSGGGTVYHDLGNINLTFFTSKKKYDRRGNLALLICALKRIRPHLDILATDRHDLLLNRAFKISGTASKIGRTSAYHHCTLLCNSDSSLLSSVLQSPHQGLKTNATPSIPAIVKNLCEEDPTLTCDILMDAIAAEYARRHGLRSQIMLIDPKDNLLLPGIGKFTQELKSWHWIYGRTPKFSISHFFSLDHNLPGEDIKLNMSINQGRIESCSIEVFNDRLPSAMCDQLASDLIGNKFCPTETMVLASAHLRVCSQDNELHSKWNELCEQVVTIM, from the coding sequence ATGCCCTTGCTGAATGGTGGACTCCGGGCAGTATGGAgagctctctcccctgctcgctACACCACTCTGGCCGCTTTGGATGAATCCCGGGGCGGCGGTGCTCTGCTCTTGAAGTCCATTTCCACTGATATTTACGAGAACCTAGCGCTGGAAGACTGGTTACACGAGTACGTGCAGTCCCGGGACCGGCAAGTGCTCCTGCTCTGGAGGAATTGCCCAGCCGTGGTCATCGGTCGCCATCAGAACCCCTGGCAGGAATGCAACCTGAAACTCATGAGGGACCGAGGAGTGCAGCTGAGCCGGCGGAGGAGCGGAGGAGGCACCGTGTACCACGACCTGGGCAACATCAACCTGACCTTCTTCACCTCCAAGAAGAAGTACGACAGGCGTGGCAACTTGGCGCTGCTCATCTGTGCTCTGAAGAGGATCCGACCTCATCTGGACATCTTAGCCACAGACAGGCACGACCTGCTGCTCAACCGTGCCTTTAAGATCTCAGGTACTGCCTCCAAGATTGGAAGGACCTCTGCTTACCACCATTGCACCTTGCTTTGCAACTCAGACAGCTCTCTGTTGTCCTCAGTGCTCCAATCTCCACATCAAGGTCTAAAAACCAACGCTACCCCTAGTATACCTGCCATTGTGAAAAACCTTTGTGAAGAGGATCCCACCCTCACCTGTGATATATTAATGGATGCCATTGCAGCAGAGTACGCAAGGCGCCATGGCCTCCGAAGCCAGATCATGCTCATAGATCCTAAAGACAATTTGTTGTTACCTGGAATTGGCAAATTTACCCAAGAACTCAAAAGCTGGCATTGGATCTATGGAAGAACGCCGAAGTTCAGCATCAGCCACTTTTTCTCTTTGGACCATAATTTACCTGGGGAAGACATTAAATTGAACATGAGCATCAATCAGGGCAGGATTGAAAGCTGTAGTATTGAAGTGTTTAATGATCGGCTACCGTCTGCAATGTGTGATCAGTTAGCTTCAGACCTCATTGGCAACAAGTTTTGCCCTACTGAAACAATGGTTTTGGCAAGTGCTCATTTAAGGGTTTGTTCCCAGGACAATGAGCTCCATAGCAAATGGAATGAACTTTGTGAACAAGTTGTCACCATTATGTAA
- the LOC121284470 gene encoding BTB/POZ domain-containing protein KCTD21-like — protein sequence MSEPITLNVGGKLYTTSLKTLTRFPESMLGLMFDGALPTSMDRQGNYFIDRDGKMFRYILNFLRTSHLDLPVDFQELDLLNREADFFQIQPLLEALQKIKSPVTKIKKNVMLNIIHDSYLHNVGSYTVKIVTVQVFSTSCALLKLLNSKFYYVFNGDNLSTGTNLEDSKFISLEWAENTGSRMERHYVMQNWKSLYVSPSHQQIQNLEMFVQQIIKTAVDGGFLLHSIPSVSSDPVILHFTQY from the coding sequence ATGTCAGAACCAATAACGCTGAATGTAGGGGGAAAGTTATACACCACTTCCCTAAAGACTTTAACTCGCTTTCCAGAATCGATGCTTGGCTTAATGTTTGATGGAGCATTGCCCACCAGCATGGATCGGCAAGGAAATTACTTCATAGATAGAGATGGAAAAATGTTTCGATACATCCTGAATTTTCTTCGAACATCGCACTTGGACCTTCCAGTTGATTTCCAAGAGCTGGATCTTCTAAACAGAGAGGCTGATTTTTTCCAGATCCAACCTCTGCTGGAGGCTTTGCAGAAGATCAAGTCCCCAGTGACTAAAATAAAAAAGAATGTAATGCTTAACATCATTCATGACTCATATTTACATAATGTTGGCTCCTATACTGTAAAAATTGTTACTGTTCAAGTATTTTCCACATCGTGTGCCTTATTGAAACTCCTTAATTCTAAATTCTACTATGTTTTCAATGGAGACAATTTATCTACAGGCACCAATCTGGAAGATTCAAAATTTATTTCattagaatgggctgaaaatACCGGAAGTAGAATGGAAAGACATTATGTAATGCAGAATTGGAAAAGCCTCTATGTTTCACCATCTCATCAGCAAATCCAAAATCTGGAAATGTTTGTTCAACAAATCATAAAAACAGCAGTGGATGGTGGTTTCCTTCTTCATTCCATTCCTTCTGTTTCATCTGACCCAGTGATCTTGCATTTCACTCAGTATTGA